The genomic segment TCGTAGCATTTGTCCGTCGTCACGGCGACGACGGTGCAGGGGCGGCCCGCCTTGCGGACGGCTTCCAGGAGATGGGCGGTGCCCAGGACGTTGACGGCGTACGTCTCCACCGGCTCCTGATAGGAGTAGCGGACCAGCGGCTGCGCGGCCAAATGGAAGATGAAATCGGGAGCGGCCTCCCTCACGGCGGCCTCCACCAAGGCCTGGTCCCGGATGTCTCCCACGCGGTGCTTCATCCGCTTGGGCAAGCCGAGCTGGTCGAAGAGGGCGGGCTCCGTCGGCGGCGGGAGGGCCAGGCCCTCCACCTGGGCGCCGAGGCCCAGGAGCCACTCGGAAAGCCAGGCGCCCTTGAACCCGGTGTGCCCGGTGACCAGGACGCGGCGGCCGCGGTAGACGTCAGCGAAGGCCATGGCCGGATTCTACCACTTTTTCCACGGCGCGGCGCCGGAGGCCCATAGTTCTTCCAGGTGGACCTTGTCGCGCATGGTGTCCATGGGCTGCCAGAAGCCGCCGTGCTTGTAGGCGGAGAGCTGGCCCGCTCCGGCCAGCTCCTCCAGCGGGCGGCGCTCCCAGATGTCCTTGTCGTCGTGAAGGTGGGAAAAGACTCCCGGCTCCAGGACGAAGTAGCCGCCGTTGATCCAGTTGCCGTCCCCGTGGGGTTTCTCCCGGAAGGAGGCGATGCGGGCGTCCCCGCCGATCTCCAGCGCGCCGAAGCGGCCCGGAGGCTGCACGGCGGTCAGGGTGGCATGCGTTTTCTGCTTTTTGTGAAAGGCCACCAGGGCGGTGATGTCGACGTCGCCCACGCCGTCGCCGTAGGTGAAGCAGAAAGTCTCGTCCCCCACGTATTCGCGGACGCGGCGCAGGCGGCCGCCGGTCAGGGTTTCCTCCCCGGTGTCGACGATGGTGACCTGCCAGG from the Verrucomicrobium sp. genome contains:
- the rfbF gene encoding glucose-1-phosphate cytidylyltransferase, whose product is MKAVILAGGLGTRLAEETATRPKPMVEIGGRPILWHIMKTYSAHGIHDFVICAGYKGYMIKEYFSNYFLHMSDVTFDMRHNKMEVHERRAEPWQVTIVDTGEETLTGGRLRRVREYVGDETFCFTYGDGVGDVDITALVAFHKKQKTHATLTAVQPPGRFGALEIGGDARIASFREKPHGDGNWINGGYFVLEPGVFSHLHDDKDIWERRPLEELAGAGQLSAYKHGGFWQPMDTMRDKVHLEELWASGAAPWKKW